A genomic segment from uncultured Vibrio sp. encodes:
- a CDS encoding cytidine/deoxycytidylate deaminase family protein, whose translation MISKWAKRFYQMAELVASWSKDPSTQVGAVITKQNRIVSVGFNGYPHGVSDSVDTDERELKYLKTLHAEENAILFSKRDLDGCDIWVTHFPCPNCAAKIIQTGISRVHCPEQSEDFLSRWGDKIQVSQDMFDQAGVEVDWLPLEEIEIEGTDVR comes from the coding sequence ATGATTTCTAAATGGGCGAAACGTTTTTACCAAATGGCTGAGTTGGTGGCGTCTTGGAGTAAAGATCCGTCGACGCAAGTTGGTGCCGTAATTACAAAGCAAAACCGTATCGTTTCTGTTGGCTTTAACGGCTACCCACACGGGGTTTCTGACAGTGTAGACACCGATGAGCGAGAGCTGAAATACTTAAAGACGCTACATGCAGAAGAAAACGCCATTCTGTTTTCTAAACGTGACTTAGACGGCTGTGACATCTGGGTTACCCATTTCCCGTGCCCTAACTGTGCCGCAAAGATTATTCAGACCGGTATCTCTCGGGTACATTGCCCAGAGCAATCAGAAGATTTTTTGTCTCGCTGGGGCGACAAGATTCAGGTCAGCCAGGATATGTTTGATCAAGCTGGCGTAGAAGTGGATTGGCTACCGTTAGAAGAAATCGAAATTGAAGGTACAGACGTTCGTTAA